The genome window ACCACATGTCCTTTTCTAACCAATGAAGGTAACTGCTTAATGTTACTAAATCCCCATTCTATTCTAGGCATTATATATCCTACTACTTTATCATCAGCTATGGCTACAAAAAATGCCAGACCATATTCCTTTAAGTGTTCGACGAAAAAATAATATGGGTAATTTTCTGGAAGTGTTAGTCTATTTATTTTTATTATTTGATCTATATCATCCATTCTTGCATTTCTCAGTGTGAAATCTCTTCCTTTATCTTTTTCTGCGAGCTCCATATCAATATCTTTATATAATGTAGTTAATATATATGCACACATATATGGCTCATCCTTCAAAGAAAATAATTGGAAGTGTAAGTAAGGAACTAGCTGACAAAAAGGTATTATTAGCAGTAACTGGAAGCGTAGCAATATATAAGTCATTGGATTTAGCCAGAAGTTTAATGAGGAATGGTGCAGAAGTGAGCGTTATCATGAGTAAAGATGCAGCGAAACTAATTTCTCCAGAGATGTTTAAGTGGGCTACTGGGAAGGATGTGGTTGCTAAGCTTACTGGTGACTTAGAACACGTTTCATTAGCAGAAGATAATGATGTGATGATTATAGCTCCATCTACTGCGAATACTATAGTAAAGATAGCTTATGGAATAGCTGATACGCCAATAACTGCTACTGCATTGAATTTTGTTGGTATGAAAAAACCCTTAATCATAGTTCCTTCAATGCATTTACAAATGTATATTTCACCTCAGGTCGCAGATGCTGTAAATAGGTTAAAGGGGATAGGAGTAGAGATAATAGAACCAGATATAATAGGAGATTTAGCGCATTATCCGGAATTAGAGTACCTAGCTGGCAGAATAACCTCATTTATTTTGAGAGGAAAAGACTTATCTGGACTTAATATATTAGTTACTGCTGGGCCTACACGTGAGTACTTAGACTCTGTCAGGTTTGTTTCAAATCCTAGTAGCGGAACTATGGGGATATCTATTGCGAATGAAGCTTATTTTAGAGGAGCAAATGTTAGAGTTATTTGTGGTCCTATAAGTTCTAAGCTAGAGCCTTACGTTAGGGATATAGTGCGCATAGAGACAACTGAGGAAATGCTTAATGAAGTTGTAAAAAGTATAGAAAATGATAAGTTTAGTGTTGTAATTTTAGCAGGAGCTCCTGCTGATTATAAGTTTAAAAACAGATTTGACAGTAAGATAGATAGTCATACAGAAATACCTAAGGTTGAATTAGAAAGAACACCAAAAATTTCTGAATATATTAGGAAATATAATATATTATTGGTTGGTTTTTCTGCGGAGACTGTAAATTCTGATGAGGAGTTAGTAGAGAAAGCTAAAATTAAGATGAGAAGACACGGATTTGATTTAATTGTGGCAAATAATGTTAGGAGGAAGGATATAGGATTTTCATCAGAATATAACGAAGTTATAGTTATAGATAAGGCTGGTAATGTAAGGAAGATAGAAAAGGATTTTAAGACAGTAGTAGCGAGGAAGATATTGGATATAGTGAAGGAGCAATTAAAAAGATGATAAAAGAAGAGTTTAAAATGAATTAGATAATGATATACAATAGCGGCTGGCTCGGGTAGCTCAGCCTGGGAGAGCGCCGGGCTGTGGACCCGGAAGTCCCGGGTTCAAATCCCGGCCCGAGCCCTTCCATGTAATTGTGCTAATATACATAAAGCTCATTTTTATATTTCATGACATTTTATACTATTATATGGGTAAGTTATTTGGAACAGATGGGATAAGAGGAATTACTAATACTGAATTACAACCAGAATTTGCGTTGAAGATTGGAAAAGCTATAGGAACATATTTTGGTAAAGGTGCTAGAATTCTAATAGGTAGGGATGTAAGAGCTGGAGGAGATATGTTGCTTAAAGCCGTTGAAAGTGGACTGTTGAGTAGTGGTGTATTAGTCTATGAAGCAGGGATGGCTCCTACTCCAGCTTTCCAGTACGGTGTAAAAACTTTAGGATATGATGGCGGTATTATAATAACTGCGAGTCATAATCCAGCAGAATATAACGGTATCAAAGTTCTTTCCCCCGATGGTATTGAGATATCTAGAGAAGACGAGGATAAAATAGAAGATATATACTTTCATGATAAATTTCATGTAGTAGAATGGAACGGTTTAGTAAATGATGTGAAAAGAGAAGACAAAGTTATTGAAACTTACGTAAAAGGGATACTCTCTCACGTTGATACTGATAAAATTAGGAATAAAAAGTATAAGGTTCTCATAGATCCTGCTAATAGTGTAGGTGCATTAGTAACGCCAATTGTCGCTAGAGAGTTGGGATGTAAAGTTTTTACTATTAACGGGAATTTAGATCCTCTATTTCCAGCTAGAACACCAGAACCCACATTTGAGAGTCTTAGTGAAACTGCAAAAATTGCTAAACAATTAGGCGTAGATTTGGCAGTAGCTCATGATGGCGACGCGGATAGGACA of Sulfolobus sp. E5-1-F contains these proteins:
- the rimI gene encoding ribosomal protein S18-alanine N-acetyltransferase — encoded protein: MELAEKDKGRDFTLRNARMDDIDQIIKINRLTLPENYPYYFFVEHLKEYGLAFFVAIADDKVVGYIMPRIEWGFSNIKQLPSLVRKGHVVSIAVLEEYRRKGIATALLEASMKSMKNDYNAEEIYLEVRVTNYPAIALYEKLNFKKVKVLKGYYADGEDAYLMARQL
- the coaBC gene encoding bifunctional phosphopantothenoylcysteine decarboxylase/phosphopantothenate--cysteine ligase CoaBC; its protein translation is MHTYMAHPSKKIIGSVSKELADKKVLLAVTGSVAIYKSLDLARSLMRNGAEVSVIMSKDAAKLISPEMFKWATGKDVVAKLTGDLEHVSLAEDNDVMIIAPSTANTIVKIAYGIADTPITATALNFVGMKKPLIIVPSMHLQMYISPQVADAVNRLKGIGVEIIEPDIIGDLAHYPELEYLAGRITSFILRGKDLSGLNILVTAGPTREYLDSVRFVSNPSSGTMGISIANEAYFRGANVRVICGPISSKLEPYVRDIVRIETTEEMLNEVVKSIENDKFSVVILAGAPADYKFKNRFDSKIDSHTEIPKVELERTPKISEYIRKYNILLVGFSAETVNSDEELVEKAKIKMRRHGFDLIVANNVRRKDIGFSSEYNEVIVIDKAGNVRKIEKDFKTVVARKILDIVKEQLKR
- the glmM gene encoding phosphoglucosamine mutase, producing MGKLFGTDGIRGITNTELQPEFALKIGKAIGTYFGKGARILIGRDVRAGGDMLLKAVESGLLSSGVLVYEAGMAPTPAFQYGVKTLGYDGGIIITASHNPAEYNGIKVLSPDGIEISREDEDKIEDIYFHDKFHVVEWNGLVNDVKREDKVIETYVKGILSHVDTDKIRNKKYKVLIDPANSVGALVTPIVARELGCKVFTINGNLDPLFPARTPEPTFESLSETAKIAKQLGVDLAVAHDGDADRTIFIDSMGRIQWGDRSGTLLSYWASIKAPNLPKRIYTAVSSSSLVEEYLKQYNIEVKWTKVGSVDIAHMLFKEKGVAGFEENGGFMYPPHQTVRDGAMSFALMLDMMASENENSAELFNRLPVYYLVKTKVRITEKSDIKKIYDKIIDKYGKYGNIVTIDGVKIIGNDFWLLVRKSGTEPIIRILVEAKDENKSKELSKELEKLVSELV